AATGGAACAGCGCCTGATAGTTCGGCAGACCTGGCCACGCCAGATGGGCGATGGCATCGACGCCGTCCGTCAGGACACCCACGTCGAGATCTGGTGCGTGGATGTCCGCCACACGGAATTCCACATCTTCAAACCATGGCATAGCGCGCGCGATCTCGACGTTTCGACCTGAAGCGCGAACCTTGAAGCCTTTGGCGAGCAAGGCACTGACCAGATGCCGACCGACAAAACCGGTGGCCCCCGTGACCAGCACGGTCGAGGAATGGCCCATTACAGCTCAACTCCACTGAAATTTTGGTCCAGCAACGGATGACTCGCGTCTTTGGCTGACAGGTTTTTAACCGGCAGCGGCCAGGGGATAGACAGTGCAGGATCATTGACTGACAGGCCGGCCTCATGATCCGGAGCGTAGTCAGCATCGGTAAGGTATAGCACTTCAGCGTCATCGGTCAGGGCTTGGAAACCATGGGCGAAGCCGGCAGGAATCAGGAAACTGCGTCCGTCATCGGCTCGCAGTTCTTCGGCATGCCACTGCAGGTAGGTTGGGGATTTTGGTCTCAAATCGACCACCACATCCCATACCGCACCACGTATGCAAGTAATGAGTTTGGACTCTGCGTATCCGGCCGTTTGGTAGTGCAGGCCGCGTACGCTACCTTTTTCTACCGTACGTGAATGATTGATCTGACGAATAGCGAACGGTCGCCCCTGGATCGTGAGGCGGGACTGGCAGAACAATCGGGCAAAACGCCCCCGATCATCGCAGAAGACTTTTTGCCGGATCAGATACAAGCCTTCCGGCGCTAACGCCTGAAGGGTGAAATCAGTCATACCCGCCCCCTATAGAGGTTCAATTGATTCAGAGTTATTGCACGCATGTCATCACCGTTCTGCCAGGCCAAATGCCAATCCAGGGTCTGGGCCAGGCATTGTTGCAACGACCAGCGTGGCTGCCAGCCGAGCAGCTGCCGGGCGCGGCTGCTGTCCAGGCGCAACAGGCCAGCTTCGTGCAATTCGCTCGGCTCGATGCGCAGGCCGGGCGCTTGCGGCCAGCGCTCGGCCAGCAGTTGGACGACTTCACCGACACTGCACATGTCGGCTTCACCCGGCCCGAAGTTCCAGGCACCGGCGAACTCTGGTCCCTGCTGGTACAGGCATTCAGCCAATAACAAGTAACCGGCCAACGGTTCCAAGGCGTGCTGCCACGGACGAACGGCTTGTGGATAACGCAGCGTCACCGGCTCGTCTGCCGACCAGGCTTTAAGCACGTCGGGAATCAGGCGCTCAGGTGCGAAATCACCGCCGCCCAGCACGTTGCCGGCCCGTGCCGTCGCCAAGGCCAGGCCATGTTCGGCATAGCGCTCAGCCGAGAAGAATGAGGCGGCATAAGACTGCGCCAGCAATTCGCAGCAGGCCTTGCTGCTGCTATAGGGATCGTGACCGCCCAGGGCCTCGTTTTCGCGGTAGGGCCATAACCATTCCTGGTTGGCGTAGACCTTGTCCGTGGTGACCAACACACACGCCTTGACGCCGCCCACCTGGCGAACCGCTTCCAGCAGGTTGAGCGTGCCCATGACGTTGCTGGAATACGTGCCCAGCGGATCGCGATAACCTTCGCGCACCAAAGGCTGCGCAGCGAGGTGCAGGACGATCTCCGGCTGCACGTCGGCCAGCAGCTCCAACAAGGCGCCGAGGTCACGCAGGTCACCACGCCGGTCATCGATGCCCTCGCCCACGCGGGCCAGCTCGAACAGGTTTGGCTGGGTGGCCGGGTCAAGGGAAAAACCACTGACCTTGGCCCCCAGGCTTTGCAGCCACAGCGTCAGCCAACTGCCCTTGAAGCCGGTATGGCCGGTGACCAGTACGCGCTTGCCACGCCAGAACTCAGGGTTCAAGACCATTGCTTCCATGGGGCCTCGCCGCTTTGCCACAGGGCTTCGAGGTGGTTTTTATCCCGCAGGGTGTCCATCGGATGCCAGAAACCATCGTGCTGGAACGCCTGGAGCTGCTGTTCGGTCGCCAGCGCCGCCAGCGGTTCGGCTTCCCAGGACGTCTGGTCATCAGCGATATAAGGCAAGACCTTCGGCGAGAGCACAAAGAACCCGCCATTGATCCAACCGCCATCACCCCGTGGTTTTTCGGTGAAACCAAGGACAGCATCACCGTCGCGCTCCAGCGCACCGTAACGTCCTGGAGGTTGGACCGCCGTCACGGTGGCGAGCTTGCCGTGGGACAAGTGAAAGTCCACGAGCGCACCAATATTGAGGTCCGACACGCCATCACCATAGGTGAAGCAGAACGCCTCTTCGTTTTCCAGGTAACGCGCCGCTCGCCGCAGACGCCCGCCGGTCATGGTTTCTTCGCCCGTGTCGATCAGCGTCACGCGCCACGGCTCGCTGTAGTTCTGGTGAACGTCCATGCGGTTGTTGCACATGTCGAAGGTGACGTCAGAGGTGTGCAGGAAATAGTTGGCGAAAAAGTCCTTGATGGCGTAGCCCTTGTAGCCCAGGCAAATCACGAAGTCGTGGATTCCATGGGCGGAATACTGCTTCATGATGTGCCAAAGAATTGGCTTGCCACCGATCTCGATCATCGGCTTGGGCTTGAGGTGCGACTCCTCGCTGATCCGCGTGCCGAGACCACCTGCCAAGATAACTGCCTTCATCGTCTCCCCTCTTGTTCATCACCGGGCTCGGCCAAGCGTTGTTTCGCTTTGCTGGCGCGGGGATTACACCTTCGATGCCGATCCGAGCGCTGCGATAGGCCGCGAGCGCTCGTTTTATGGCGATATGAGGGGGTCTTGCAGGAAACGCGCCAGCTCTGGCGGGGACGAATTGGCAGTGGAAGTCACTCCAGACGGCCGCACGCGGCCTTTGTGGCGAGGGAACCAACTTCCCCACCGCGACGGTGAACGCTGCATAGGGCAACGATCAATCCGGCAACCACCCCCACAACCAGTGCTGCAGATTCTTGCCGCTGAGCATGTAGTCCCGCAACACCGCTTCGCGCAGTTCGTCGCCCATGCGGTAGCTGGCGTCCGGGTCGGCCAGGTGCATGCGGATGGCCGCGATCCATTCCTCGGTGCTGTTGCTGCGCACTTTGGTGCAGGGCAGGAAACCGTCGTAGGCCTTGGTGTCGGTGCAGATTACGGGATAGCCACACGCACCGTACTCCAGCAGGCGCAGGTTGCTCTTGCAGTCGTTGAAGATGTGGAATTCCAGCGGGGCCAGGGCCAGGTCGAGGTTCAAGCTGGCCAGTTTGAATGGGTAGGTGCCCAGGCCGACCGAACTGTGAAACTCGTGGATATACGGACGCAGTGCGTCGGGGCACATACCGAAGAACACCCACTCCACTTCATTTGCCAGCTCACGCACCACGTCCGCGATGATTTCCAGATCACCACTGTGACTGGTCCCGCCCCCCCAGCCCACGCGAGGCTTGGAGGACGTGCCGCGCCGGCTGGTCAGCTTCGCCCAGGGCTCGGGCGTCAACATATTAGGCACGATACGGATTTCATTGTGCATGCTGGACAAGGCGTCAGCGAGCGAAGGCGTGGTCACCACCACGCGATCACACAACCCGATGCCTTCACGCAGCATCTGCTCGATATTGGCCGGCTTGTTGCGCGCGTGCGTGTTTTTCTTCGGTGCCTGGACGACGTAATCGTCGAGTTCGAAGATCCGCAAGGCACCGGAGTATTTCTTCATGCGCAGAATATCGCCGGCGGCCCCTTCGCTGTAGCGCCCCTGCAATACGATCGTATCCGGCGACAGGCGCTCGATCTCGACGGTGGAAGGCGACTCGTAAGCGACCCGGGCGATGACTCGTCCGGCGGCCTCCAATTCGGCCAACGGCGCCGTGACACGATAATGACCGACTGCAGTGGCGTTGACTGGCAAGCCAAGTATCAATGGCAGGGCCCGGGTGCAGAACGGGTTCCAGTTATTGCGCAGCGACGGTTCCAGGCTGAAACTGGACGCCCCCAGACTCAGCGCAGGATTGTAGGCCGGATCCCGGGCAACCTGCGGCAGCCATTTGCGATAAAAGACTTCGCGCTCGCGCTCCACCAACGGGGGTTCTTCAGATTGGGCAGCGGTCAGTTGTGGGTCGACCTTCATGACCGTGGCGTAAGGCGTCCAGACCACAAGGTAGCCGCTTTTACCTGCGCGCAGGCACAGGTCGACATCGCTGAGACCAAGAGTAAAGGACGCATCGTCCAGGCAGCCGAGTTCATCGAAAACCTGCTTGCGCACCATCAGACAGTCGCCGCTGACCGAACTCCAGTTCTGGGTCGTATGCAACCGTTGCATGTAGCCGCGCGAAGCCGCCGCTTCGCCGTAGAACGGCGTGCCCACGGGCCCGGCCAGCCCAAGAATCTGCCCTCCACCTGCAATCGCGCCCTGGGGATTCAGTATCCGGGCGCCGACCACGGCGACTTCTGGGCGCTGGGCTTGATTGAGCATCTCGTCCAGCCAGTCACTTTCGCAAACAACCAGATTCGAACTGAGCAGAAGCAGGTAGTCCCCCCGGGCCTGGCCAGCAGCAAAGTTATGAACCGCGGCATCACTGCCCTCGCCGGCGTATCGCAACACTCGCAACATGCTCGCGCCCAACTGCGACATGTTCTCCAACCAATCGAGCATGGCTGGGTCTCGAACACCGCTGTCCACGATCAGGATTTCATAATGAGGATAGGCCGTGCGCTCGATCAGGCTCTCGGCACAACGCTGCAAGGCTGCGAGCGAATCACCGGTGCGCAGGATGATCGATACCAGGGGGCGCTTGCCGTGTCGGTAGTCGATGCGGTTGATCAACGGCAACGTGTCCGGGGAAATGCCATGATCGATGCCGATACGGTCCAGGTGCGCGCCCACCAACCGGGCATTGCCCTCGATAACCTCGGGCAGCGATAACCATTGGGCGAAACTCTGGACCGACTCGACCTGGATTTCCGCGATGTGTTCGATGGTCTGGGGACCGGCCTCTTCCACCAGGCGCCACAGCAGATCGTGAGGGGCCAGCTCACCGTGATTCGGTTCAAAGCCACCAAGGGCCATGAA
This genomic interval from Pseudomonas alvandae contains the following:
- the rfbC gene encoding dTDP-4-dehydrorhamnose 3,5-epimerase, translating into MTDFTLQALAPEGLYLIRQKVFCDDRGRFARLFCQSRLTIQGRPFAIRQINHSRTVEKGSVRGLHYQTAGYAESKLITCIRGAVWDVVVDLRPKSPTYLQWHAEELRADDGRSFLIPAGFAHGFQALTDDAEVLYLTDADYAPDHEAGLSVNDPALSIPWPLPVKNLSAKDASHPLLDQNFSGVEL
- the rfbG gene encoding CDP-glucose 4,6-dehydratase, producing MEAMVLNPEFWRGKRVLVTGHTGFKGSWLTLWLQSLGAKVSGFSLDPATQPNLFELARVGEGIDDRRGDLRDLGALLELLADVQPEIVLHLAAQPLVREGYRDPLGTYSSNVMGTLNLLEAVRQVGGVKACVLVTTDKVYANQEWLWPYRENEALGGHDPYSSSKACCELLAQSYAASFFSAERYAEHGLALATARAGNVLGGGDFAPERLIPDVLKAWSADEPVTLRYPQAVRPWQHALEPLAGYLLLAECLYQQGPEFAGAWNFGPGEADMCSVGEVVQLLAERWPQAPGLRIEPSELHEAGLLRLDSSRARQLLGWQPRWSLQQCLAQTLDWHLAWQNGDDMRAITLNQLNLYRGRV
- the rfbF gene encoding glucose-1-phosphate cytidylyltransferase, with protein sequence MKAVILAGGLGTRISEESHLKPKPMIEIGGKPILWHIMKQYSAHGIHDFVICLGYKGYAIKDFFANYFLHTSDVTFDMCNNRMDVHQNYSEPWRVTLIDTGEETMTGGRLRRAARYLENEEAFCFTYGDGVSDLNIGALVDFHLSHGKLATVTAVQPPGRYGALERDGDAVLGFTEKPRGDGGWINGGFFVLSPKVLPYIADDQTSWEAEPLAALATEQQLQAFQHDGFWHPMDTLRDKNHLEALWQSGEAPWKQWS
- a CDS encoding glycosyltransferase, yielding MKSLPLVSIVIPAYNPRFFDQALLSALAQTYENVEIIVCDDSPGDEIRDIVASFKEPAHPVRYLKSPQRLGLQGNLLRCVEEARGEFIKVLCDDDRLFAPSIALQAQALMDHADASVVFALRLLCDAGNFILPPRVDNCRFSPNDALLKGDDMLAIFESTPTNFVGNFSSTLMRRADVLELLPALIQDGAGFVAVLDFALFVCLMRRGNLIALNTVLSIERLYPERLSKTPEMLKAAKTEWGWLAQMLVARSGEAAPASGWVRCIDLNKITDEPHAWQELCVTRILGNRNTVVNGRVGAQSESYAGFYREWLAVRRFSEVERRVMPARIDSWPFRPNIVPLIIDAVGDATSLATTLRSIEGQLYPAQAVVVLSDAHCEAGERVLQLPYQTDWPRQLNAIVSQLEGAHWFYVLRAGDVLRDSALLILAERVAGRQGILCIYSDEGALVDGESFEPVFKPDFNLDLMRAYPYVGRTLAFERERFMALGGFEPNHGELAPHDLLWRLVEEAGPQTIEHIAEIQVESVQSFAQWLSLPEVIEGNARLVGAHLDRIGIDHGISPDTLPLINRIDYRHGKRPLVSIILRTGDSLAALQRCAESLIERTAYPHYEILIVDSGVRDPAMLDWLENMSQLGASMLRVLRYAGEGSDAAVHNFAAGQARGDYLLLLSSNLVVCESDWLDEMLNQAQRPEVAVVGARILNPQGAIAGGGQILGLAGPVGTPFYGEAAASRGYMQRLHTTQNWSSVSGDCLMVRKQVFDELGCLDDASFTLGLSDVDLCLRAGKSGYLVVWTPYATVMKVDPQLTAAQSEEPPLVEREREVFYRKWLPQVARDPAYNPALSLGASSFSLEPSLRNNWNPFCTRALPLILGLPVNATAVGHYRVTAPLAELEAAGRVIARVAYESPSTVEIERLSPDTIVLQGRYSEGAAGDILRMKKYSGALRIFELDDYVVQAPKKNTHARNKPANIEQMLREGIGLCDRVVVTTPSLADALSSMHNEIRIVPNMLTPEPWAKLTSRRGTSSKPRVGWGGGTSHSGDLEIIADVVRELANEVEWVFFGMCPDALRPYIHEFHSSVGLGTYPFKLASLNLDLALAPLEFHIFNDCKSNLRLLEYGACGYPVICTDTKAYDGFLPCTKVRSNSTEEWIAAIRMHLADPDASYRMGDELREAVLRDYMLSGKNLQHWLWGWLPD